GAAAGTGCCACTGAACTGTGCACTACCAAATAACCTTAATTTAGTAAGTCAAGAAATCTCACTGTTAGTATTTGCAAGTCTTTTCTCTTATTTGTTGAAGatttctctgtatatatatttatagtgaaataaGTTATAGTTTGAGCCAGGTTTTGCAGTGTGCTTATCAGGTAAGTTTGAGCCACAAGGTAAGAACGTTTTAtcagttttgccaaaaatgtCTTTGTAAACATGATTAAAAGGTCATTTCCCCCctgtttgttttaatgtaatttagagaACATGGCcaagtatatttttaaagagagaggGGAGTTCCACTATTTTAATGGCAAAGGTGACTAAAATTAGATACGTTAATATTTGTCTTGAAAGATTAAGGGAATTAGTCAATGCTGGCATAAGCAAATTCAACTCTATAGAGTTGTAGCTGTTTATGGAAGAGAAGAATATGACTCTATTTGTTTAATTTGTGTTCTCAGTGCATTGCAAATACTAAAATgttctggattttaagaaattATTATATCTGAGTGAGAGAAATAGTGCTGTCTTCTCGTACCACACATCTTAAGGAGAAGTTTTAAACTATGCCAGATTTCCTCCCCAAGCATCACCACAGAGATTAAAAAATGCGATATTTACATCATGAGTGTAGGCTGTGTGCACTAGTGCCTCTTGTGTAGTGGTTAGAACAAGGGACTGATCATTAGGATCTCTGGGTTCTATTCAAATCCCTTACATTAAAATCGCTGTGTAACTTTGGTTAACTTCTCTACACTTCAGTAAAAACTTCTATGAAGTGAGTGTAATATTATGGGGCAAATTAATGTTGAAATGGTGAAATTTTGAGAAGAAAGATCATATATAAGCAGCATATTATTTAAATTTTTCAATAAGCTTGCAGTTCACTTGGAGTTGACATAGATATGGATTCAGCTTTTCCTAAAACACATGCATAAGAATCAGTGGTGTGAATATATTTCAAGAGAAATTGCGAGGATGAGTGAAAATTTTAGACTGACTTCCAGTGCAAGCTGCTTGCTGCTAAATTATCCAAAATGGCATCTAGATATGAAATAGACATCTAGAAATGGAGCCTTTTGAAGAGATTTTTATATGAATGATAATTTGAGCACAGATATCTTAGTACAATgattataaatattaaataagtaCAATGTTTAATTCATACTTAACGAACATTTTTAAAGTACTGTATTCTTATATAGCTGTAGTAGGAAAGTACAGCATTGTTAACACATAATAAATCAGGATATTTCAGCCTCCTGATGAGGAAGTAGGAATAGAAGCACAAAAATAATTGACACAAGTATAGAATGGTCTATTATGTACAACTGCTCTGCAGATGAAACCAGTTTGACCCAGGAGAGATGTGGGTTAGCATtggtaagaaaaataaaaggtttaTTAATAAGTACCTAATATTTCCATTTGGAGATGAAAAGCAAATAGAATATCTCATTAAAGAGCAGATTTACACTGTCCCATCTGAGTCCATTCATTGGTTTCTTAATGGAATCTAAGATGAGATGGGTACAGAAGAGTTTTAATAAGGGTAGCACCTTCATCATCATGAATTTATTGGATGTTGATGATGATAGCTAGATGACTATACAGCATTTGGGTGGCATATGGCCTGTTAAAGGAGGACTTTAATGCTGACACAAGCATGCACATCAAGTAATGCACAAAGCACATTATTTGGCAGTGATTTTTCTATAGTTATTTTGCCAGGATTTGAAATATTTGCAGTTACCACCTTCTCAACATAGTTTCTCTTCCTATTGGATTCTGCAGCAAATCTGTAATCCTGTTAATCATatccaggaccggctctaggcaccagcaaagcaagcacgtgcttggggcggcacatttccaggggcCACATTCCGGCCATCCTTTTTGGGGGGGCAGTTGCGCTCTCAGAGCTGCGCCACTTAGATGGGCGCCCACATCCGCAGCAGGAAGGGGAAGCCCTAGCCCCGGGATGCTGAGCTGCCAGGGCCCAGCCGCTACCTGGGGAGAAGAGGGCGAGTCCTGCCGGGGAGACGgggctgcgcaacctcatctgcGCACTGGCTGCTGCGCTGCCTTGTGCCACCCCTTATATCGGGGCTTCTCTGCACggccgggtgggggagggggtaaagcCCCTGCAGGCGCTGGGAGAAGGTGACATCACTCCCTCTGCTTCCAGTGCTGCCTgtgagccccagccccacctgagcttggggcggcaaattttttgcttggcgcggcaaaaaacctagagccagccctgatcatatCATGGTGTGCGGTTGTATTGTTATATCAAAGATGCAGCATTATAGCTTTGCTGTAGTATCAGCTAAGAGAAGAAGATGGGCTATAGAGAGAAGATCCTTTATTTGAACAGATATCTTATGGAAGGGTAATGGGATACAGATAGTTTTACCATAAAACGCTGGGATTCaactatgatttaaaaaaaaaatcattatcctTGAGCTGGTATCCTACATGACATGAGTCTATGATTTCAGTCTAGGGTTTAGTgaacaatttttccacattctaatTGCTTTCTTTAAATAAGAAGACAAGGATTAAATGGGCATAAAGAGAAAACTACCATTTCATATTTAAAGATGGTTCCTCCAACACTGGGTTAAAGCACAGTAGGAGGATGGTATGTGGAAGCTTGTCTTCCTACTATTATCTATTCAGTGGATACATTGGCAACACTGAAGGTTGAAATCCTATCTGATACCTTTTCCCAAAGTGTATGGGTAAAATAAAAAGAACTATTCTATTTTAAAGTTTTCCAAATCTTGCTTTAAAAGTGTTCTTTGTAATATAATGTTTGTGAATTGAAATTGATTTGCTTTGATGTCACGTTTTCCTGTAAAAATTGCCATTAGCTTTAAAATGATTGCAGCAAATATAAAGAATGCTGCCATCTCAGGACAGAAAAAATGCGTATAATGTACTATTAGATCTAGATTTTAAAAACCAAATCCGACTTGTCAATATGTTAGCAACCTTATCTAACTTTTTACAATTTCATCTATAGTTCCAGTTCCATTTGAGAAGTTGATGTTTCAGAATTGTTATTGGACTAGAGATTAGATTAACCTCATTAAACAGGAGCTGCTAAAATGGATGTGACAGGACATAACCTTATAATCTCCATCTATTGTCATATGAAGTTAAAATGAAGTATTTTCATACATATACCTGTAGATTCGGTAAAGTTTTACTTATTTCATTATCTTTTTAAATGCCTGGTGCATGAATACATTTGAGATATATGCTGATTTTTAAATTCCATTGggtttttgtaaatattttatcAGCCCTTTTAGGTGTGTATCCAGTTTATATAGGCTGACGAAACAGTGTTCAGAAATGTAGTAGGGCAGGGTTTGCCCTATATCTTTTCAAATAGTAACTAGAAATTAAATGTATTGGTTGGTGTTTTTCAGGGTTGTTCTTGAAggtattttagttattttcctatttttaacataaaatatAATAACATTTCCATGCTGTGTAAAACAGCATAAGGGATGAAGCTGTGATTGTGGTGCCAAACATTTCAAACTACATATTGTTAACTATTGCCTTTTCCTATTTGCACTAGTTCTTAAAATTCAACTGTTTGTTGGTAATTTAGCAAATGACACCAGTCATTTCACTTGCTTTTTAACCATACTTCCCCCAACCATTTTGCATATGTTTAAAATTTTGCTCCTCCTTTTGgttacatctttaaaaaaggacacTTTGGTTATTGAAACCTCAGAAAGATGTGGCACGCGGTGGATGAGAGAAGCTTTATGCAAGGTAAAGTCATGTATTAAAACTGACAATTGGACTTTGTTTGCAGAAACAAATTTTAGATTAATATATATAAAGAGAATGATATGTGTTTGTTCTTTTCATGGAGTGATATCATACTGGATTCTTCTTTACCAAGAAGTTTTAGCATATGTAGCATCAAATTCAGCACCTAGATCAATGTCTATAATTAAAATGTAATATCAGTGTCTATAATTAAAGTGTAATAATGTAAATGTTAATCCAAAAATTAAGTTAAAGAAATTTTAGAGTTGAAGAGCACAGTGATCTATGTAAAATATTATGTTCACTTTGTGTatcattttcaaagaaaaagcacTTTCCTATTAGCTAGCATGTGAATGAATTATAGATTCTCATatttgttagtctgtaacagAGTGAAGTAAAATTTACATTTAACAACATGTCTGTGAATGGATAATCTGATTATACAAATGTTGAATCAAAGCACCTTATACTATGCTGCTTAAATTTGTTTGTAATTGCACCTTTTGTTATCGGCACATTTTTTCTTATTGAACATTCTTGCGTGATAACATTGCTCCCTGTGGGTCTAAGTGGAAAATTAGCCAACCTACAGCATCATTTACTTATATCATTATATTTCAATACTATGTTGTATTGTGAGTTCAGTGCTTCAAAAATAAAAGCTACTTCCATTTGTTTACTTTGATTATTTAATCTGTTTTACTTTttcactttaaaattaaaaatcaaatgctACATAAAGCTTTAAGGACAAAAGAACAAATAACATCTATTCACTTGAGTTGGGTTAGCAGTTACAAGTTAATATTTTTCCCACTAATGtagctctttttaaaatataatttttagaTAAAACATTTGCTTTCATATTCCaactataaaaaaaattctttctagCTTTAACCAGGAAGTAACTATCCTTTCTGACTGCTATCACATTGcaatttagtttttttaaatgtatgcacATATCTATTGTTTTTGGTGCATGTAAAGTAGGCATACTTACACATCTggggcaggagggatagctcagtggtttgagcattggcctgctaaacccagggttgtgagttcaatccttgagggggctatttagggctctggggcaaaaaaataactgtcagggacagtacttggtcctgctagtgaaggctgggactggactcaatgacctttcaaggtcccttccagttctatgagataggtatatctccatatattattatttatcttgGCAAatcatgaaacattttaaaaatgtcactaagagcatcttttttaaaaaggcataaaTAACAAAACACAGCTCTAGTTTCTTTATCCATTCTGTACAACTAAGATCCTTACATCAGCCTGCCTGCCTTCCCCATATCTGTAAATCAATAtcatctaaagcaggggtcagcaacctttggcacgcagctcgccagggtaagcaccctggcgggccgggctgatttgtttacctgccgcgtctgcaggttcggccgatcgcggctcccactcctccttgtaacaaccttttatgtacttgaaaactgttatgtcccctctcagtcttctctactccagactaaacaaacccaatttttttaatcttccctcataggtcatattttctagacctttaatcattttgttgctcttctctggactttctccagtttgtccacatctttcctgaaatgtggcgcccagaactggacacaatgttccagttgaggcctaatcagcacaagtagagtggaagaattacttcttgcatcttgcttacaatattcctgctaatacatcccagaatgatgtttgctttttttgcaatggccttacactgttgactgatatttagcttgtgatccactatgaccccccagatctctttcagcaatactccttcctaggcagtcatttcccattttgtaagtgtgcaattgattgttccttcctaagtggagtactttgtatttgtccttattgaatttcatcctatttacttcagaacatttctccagtttgtccagatcattttgaattttaatcctatcctccaaagcacttgcaacccagcttggtattgtccgcaaactttataagtgtactctctatgccattatctaaatcattgatgaagatattgaacagaaccggatccagaaccaatccctgcaggaccccactcgttatgcccttccagcatgactgtaaaccactgataactaccagttatgcacccaccttatagtagttccatctaagttgtatttccctagtttgtttatgaggtcatgcgagacagtatcaaaatccttactaaagtcaagatataccacatttaCCGCTTCCCCCTatcaaggcttgttaccctgtcaaagaaagctatcaggttggtttgacacgatttgttcttgacaaatccatgctgactgttattttatcaccttattatcttctaggtgtttgcaaattgattgcttaattatttgctccattatctttccaggtacagaagttaagctgactggtctgtaattccccaggttgtccttatttccctttttatagatgggcactatatttgcccttttctagtcttctggaatgtctccagtattacttttccaacagatattTGTGGTAGTTAAAGTTCCCCAATATTACCAGGTCTTGTGTTCTGGATATTTCTGTttattctagaaatgcctcatccgcCTCCTCTTCCAGATTTAGACCCCTATCATGGTATCACTCCTATTTTCTCCCCCTTTTATCTCAACCCAGAAACTTTTCTGCCTCTCACCTTCTTCTGGATCTCAGAATAAGTGTacatattcttgatgtataatgcaacacctccttCGGTTTTATCCTGCCTgaccttcctgaacaagctatacccctaTTTACCAACATTCCCCTCATGAGACGTATCCCACCAATGTGTGATGCCAAGTAAGTCATAATTTAGATTATGCACTAaaacttccagttcttcctgtttgttccctgtactccttgcatttgtgtatatacATCTAAGATGTAAAGCAGATTCCTTCACGTAATTCCATCCTCTTTCACATATGACTCTATAGTAATTTACCATTCCTTCTCACTAGCTTGGTGAGTCACcatgcaaagatgctcttccccttcttagaagttggtccaataaaagatattacctcacccacctttcctTTTTTGTGGACAGGTTTAAACATAGTTTATGTGATATTAAAAGTTCTATCCATTCCTTTTAGACAGTTTCTTTTTCCTTAAGCAGAGAGGGAAACTTCAGTTTTTAATAGGAAATAGTAAAACTTTTTTAGAACTGATAAATTATAAAGGAGGTGTTTAAAGCTAAAACATTTGACAATAAATAATACTTGTCCATAGCTGTAGAAGTCTCAAGTTTAGCTAAAGATTTTACTCCTCTCTTTTCTTTATATGGAAGTTCATGCATCAGACCTGCTTTATTTTAAACAATCTCAACTTTGTTTATTAGCATTTAATGTTAAAATCAGGCAGTTTTTTGCAGAAGTATTGGACATTTTTATTTACCTATTTTCAactatattttgaaaatataacacattccattaaaatattttgtgcatTAAGCACCCATTTTTATGTGAAGTGTAGCTTGGAAAACAGTGCAGCATTCCACATTATAGTGCAATATTCCATTATATATTGGAGAATTTTGGTGAATTTTTCTTCATATTGTAGTTTGAGGAATTTCCTTGTATAATCTATTTACATGTGTTCACAGAGGACATCAAAATAGCATAGTCAGACAcctctgatgcacagcacttaTTTGTATTCTTTTCACACAGCAGTTCATTAACAGATGATTACTGTGCCTGGCTTTTCAGCTTGCTCTGTATTTTGATTGTTAAATGGGATGAAGCAGAATTTCCAGCTGACAAATGGATCTGCAGACCACATCCCCTCTGTCAATTGAATGTCATGACACCTAAACCAGTATGCTGTTGCGATTAGAAAGCTGTTTATGAAGTATAGCCAGGGGACATTCATCTCCATGTAGGCTGGAATCTGAGCACCAAGCAACAAGATGATCATCTGAAGGAAAACAAAAGGTGTCCAGGTGCCAAGAAAGCAGATGAGGAGTCTTGTCAAAAGCTGCTTTTTACAGACAGTGCAATCGCAGTCAGATGCATATGAAAAGATTAAAACAGTCACACTTGTAAAGGAAATAATCCGGACGGACCGCACCATAGTTATAACTTCTGACCAACAAATCACAAGAGCCACACCTATAACAAACAGGATGGTTAATGACAGCCAGTAGCTCTGAACACTGATATAGAAAGGGCATGTAAAAAAGTGGTTCTGTATTTCTAATTCTGCAGAGACAGCTGGAACTTTCAGAATATAAAAGAGGACTGAAATCCATATAAAAACCACAGCAAGTATATAAAATAGTCTTTGACCTATGCTAGCAGGTTTAGGGGTTTGAGCTATAGTCATGTAATAATCCAGAACAGACACAAGACAAACTGGGTAATGCAAGACACCATACATAAGGGAAATTATCTGAGTGAATAGACAAATGTGGTACTTGGTAAATCTCACACCCCAAAGTGCAAAGTCCTCAAAATAGGAGATGAAAGCTATATTCACCAGAACTGTGAAGTCAAGGAGTGCCAGTGAAATACAGAAATATCCCATAAAACTTTGTTTTACATCCAGACTTCTAACTCGCAACATGAAGAGATTGAGCGACACTTTTCCAAGCATAATCAGGAGCAGCATACAGCTAGCTTCAAGAGGTTGATTGAGTTGGCTGTAGTATTGAAGGGAACAATTTGCACAAGACATGGCAGCCATTCTTCAAGGATAAGAGCCAGCAAAATAAATCTTACAGGACGCAGTGGTTCATACCTGAAAAGAGAGTTAATGACAGTCTTGGAAAGTATATTAACTGATTACTGTTGTAACTCCCCTGCCAAtcataactcccccccccccccgaagagaTGTTACAAGCCACTTGACTttcaatggtcccttgaaatgtgttatccacttatgctaaacaatctgttccaccttgtatttagctgtgacactcttagtacatttcccagacctgaagaagagctctgtgtaatctcaaaacttgtctctctcaccaatagaaattgatccaaaaaaagatattacctgacccaccttgtctctctaattcctgggaccaacacagctaccacaacactgcatacaatcatAACTTCGTTGTCAGTCGAGCAGTTATAAAACTCCTACTTGAATTTTCACAAGTCTTTGATTGTGTATAAAGCTTAAATGAAACACCATTTTATTGACAGCAAGTTCCTTTATCTTCTGTACATGTTCTTAGTTTTGGGAATTAAAAGATCTGTCatcttaaataatttaaatttagattttatttttactgaGCGATTTCACTATTTGTTTTCCATTTGGATTTTTTGGGTTTCTTTTTATAACTTGTTTGCATAGGTTCATTTCTATACAAAGTGAGCCTGGGATGGCTGCTTCACCTATATCGGCATGGTAACATCCTCATGCTTATGCTGTCCTCTGGAAGAAGTCATTTTGCTTTCCTCCATTTTTCCTAGAGAATCAGGATGTGGTAAGATCAACTGTCCTTATCTGTGTGTTTAGAGAAGTGAATAAGAGTAAGTGAATTAGATTGCCAcctaatataattttaaaaatctgtttcctAATCCCACAAAGCCAATAACTatcactttttcattttttttttaaaagtggcttTCTCTCCTCACCCAGTCTTCTACAAAGAAGCCACTACAGCCCTGTGGGTGATGTCTGCTCGCTTGTTTTCTCCTCTGCCTGCTTCTCGGAGAAAATTGGGTGTGGGGTGCTTTAAGCCACAGTTTCCCCAGGAGTAGCTCCTCCTGATCGGCCAAGGAAGCCTTACAGATTGAAGCAGCCCAAGTCTAGAGCACTCTTAGGCCCCTGTGCACAGAGGCATGTGTAGTATGGAAGTACCAGTTGTAGTTAAGGTAGAGTTAAGTTTTGCACTTTCAGCCAATGTTCAACTATTTTGTTACATATGAAGAACATAGTGTATCCTTCCCTAAATTACAGTACTTTGAAATTAGAATTAATTTTCTgaaaatttacaagtaaatccatTAACTAGGTTGAGTTAAATAATCAGAAGTGGGTCCTTTAAAAAATTAGTATTGGGTGTCAGACTTTTTGTGTCTAATGGTTTCAGAACAGAGTATGACACTTCAAATCATTAAAACTCAAATTTT
This region of Chrysemys picta bellii isolate R12L10 chromosome 9, ASM1138683v2, whole genome shotgun sequence genomic DNA includes:
- the GPR160 gene encoding probable G-protein coupled receptor 160 — encoded protein: MAAMSCANCSLQYYSQLNQPLEASCMLLLIMLGKVSLNLFMLRVRSLDVKQSFMGYFCISLALLDFTVLVNIAFISYFEDFALWGVRFTKYHICLFTQIISLMYGVLHYPVCLVSVLDYYMTIAQTPKPASIGQRLFYILAVVFIWISVLFYILKVPAVSAELEIQNHFFTCPFYISVQSYWLSLTILFVIGVALVICWSEVITMVRSVRIISFTSVTVLIFSYASDCDCTVCKKQLLTRLLICFLGTWTPFVFLQMIILLLGAQIPAYMEMNVPWLYFINSFLIATAYWFRCHDIQLTEGMWSADPFVSWKFCFIPFNNQNTEQAEKPGTVIIC